The genome window CCATAACACGATATGAAGGGGTGGGTCACATGTGGCCAACGGGTCACAAGTTTGAGACCGGCATCTGAATGTGATTCCAAAGTCTGGGTGGCCGTTTTGATTCCGGATTTGCTCATGTTAATTTGGGGTGTAGCTCTATCTTTAGCCATAGTTTAAAGGGCTacaacaaatgattatttttataagATCCAGAGAATCTGTACTGGTTGGGTCCACaaaatgttgattagtgtttCTCGAACTTCGTCTTATTTTGCTCACAAACCAAAGTTCATCTGCTTTAACGATTGCTTTGTCATAtgtagcaaagaaaccagaaaatactctGAAAGcttgctttaattatttttaaaaatacactcaAACTGACTGGGTTTaactaaaatgtgtgtgtgtgtgtgtgtgtgtgtgtgtgtgtgtgtgcaccatcaCCAGTGAGGACAACACATGGGAGCCAGAGGAGAACCTCGACTGCCCCGACCTCATCGCAGAGTTCATGCAAAAatacagagagaaggaggagaaaaagaaggagagCAAGAGGAAAGCTTCCAGCGATGCCTCGGGAGACTCAGAGGAGAAAGGGAGTAAGAGGAAGAAGGACGAGGTAAACAAACGATGGCGACTGCTTCAGACCACAAAAATATTGATCTATGCTGAACTTTTATCTAcgttttattgtgttatttactgtttgccagatttcttttttttcatttgacttCCTTTCTTCAGGGTGAGAAAGCCAGAGGTTTTGGTCGAGGTCTGCAGCCAGAGAGGATTATTGGAGCGACAGACTCGAGTGGAGAGCTGATGTTCCTTATGAAATGGTGAGTCCATCAGTCATCTGACAGTCAGAATGCTTTGTGGTGGAATTGTGTCCAATTTTGTCAGCTTTTAAaacagggttcccatgggtccttgaaatccttgaaagtttgtgaatttggaaaaaaaacattcaaggtCTTTGAAGGtacttaaaacttaaaagtgctgtacagaataataaataaaagctcacacgaggcaaatAAAATGCATCTAAAACAGACTAAATAAATTAGCAGAGCCTTAAACATGGGTTCAAAGTAGTTGCAGTTCAGTGATAAGTCCTatcatttttacttgaatggttaagtttaaagaaacaaacattggGTCCAGTGATATAATCTGTCAAACAATTATTGACTTAACCAATTAAAATCAATTGTCATCTAAATGCCCCAAAACatttgtgatattattattTGCCCACCCCTACTTTAGTACAGTTCTGATAGTGTGATACTGTGCAACACCTtattttacattgtggacatatGCTGCTTTTCCACCACACGGTCCTGGCACGACTCGTCTCACCTCGGCAtgttcttttgcttttccataaTCGTACTCTTCAATTCTGtgaatgattctaatgattcagttacactgaaagcAACTGCTTTACTCGCCACTCGTCTGTGAGtcgcatgtaaaacaaagtcacggccgTGCAgttgtgactccgcccacattgagcaGGTGCTATAGTAACGGTAAACAAACTAAACCGTgaagagtcgagccgtgccagGACCATGTAATGGAAACATAGCATCAGTGTGCATTAATTATAGCAGCGGGTCAAAATATAGATTTGATACATTGTCTTCTTTCCTCATGCAACACGATAATTGACGCTGCTCAGGTGAACGAGGGTGAAAGCTCACCTCCCTCTACCGTTCATGTTCTCATTGGCCACattgtttctttcctttttatcactttttttctctcaaattAAAATCAACAGGAAGAACTCGGACGAGGCCGACCTTGTCCCGGCCAAGGAGGCCAATGTCAAATGTCCCCAGGTGGTCATCTCCTTTTACGAGGAGCGCCTCACCTGGCACTCCTAccccacagaggaggaggacaagaaagaggaggagaaaaaggacTAGATGAGTAGAGGAGGAGCCAGAGTGTGGAGGTGTAAGGGCGGGAAATTGACAATGCGCTAGTGAACTGTTGTCCAACCGACTCGACTCTAGCAGCCACTTTGGCAGagaaagtgatttaaaaagaaaaaaagagagaagctgCCACTGTCGCTGACGGAGGAGAAGGCGTTTGTTGTTTCTGCCCTGGAAGGAGATGAGCGCGCTTTCCTCCCACTAAAGATGCTCCCACTGGTGTCTCAGCAGAAAATGTAAAAGAGGTACGTTGACACCTTTGCTCTCTGTCCCTCACCGAGGACGTGTCACCCGGCGGGAGTGCGTGCCTTTGTTCCGCTGCGATTTCTCCAGGTTACAAacctttttgtcttgtttttgtacGATCGGTGACAAGTGCTCGGTGACGGAAACGCAGGAAAAAAACCATGCGGGCTGTCAAGCTACCTCTTTTACATTCACGCTTCTGTGAGAAGCAGGCCCGACTGTTCCACTCTGGCAAGTTTGTCTCTCCTCCCTCGTTGCGACGTCCCGTAAAACCCCGATGAGCGGTCGGAAGCGGCCAGTGGGATCATGGCTGGTTTGGAGATGGCACAAAACACTGGAGGGGAACGTCTTTTGAGAGGGAAGGTATTACAGAAGAGTGGAAGAATGGACAAGaatcctttttttgtctctttcagtGTCTGTTCTCTTTGTGCCGCCTGAGTTATCATCATCATGACGTGCCGCTGTTCTTCATTTGAAACTCTCAGACACCAAACGCCTCCATTTCACTCTGACCTGCGCTGACCATTGAGGAGTGAGTGTTACAGCCTTCACGTAGACCCACCAGTCACCCACCAGTCTTTCCTATCAGCCAACATGGCCACCAACCAGCCAGTGTCTTGTTGTCgtgtgtttgtaaaaatatTTTCCCCTTCATTCCACTTTGTGACGGTTCAGCATCTCGTCctcttctgtttcctgtgtcttttttgttgttgaatgttttaaaagaaaagctggTGAATAAGTATTTTATCAACCCTGAGTTACTGTGTCGTGCTCTTTAGTGATGGTCGTCACTGAATGTTGACCCGTCGCAGCACAGCAGAGCGAGTGAAAGCACACGTCTGTGTCGCTGTGACGGCTTTGAATCCTAAACttgttttaaagtcatttcTTTTCACGGATCCACAGCTGGTTGGTCACCTGTCAAAACGGCCGATGGCGTAGACACGTGTTGTGACACCAGCTGGAGAATCCACTGAGTGATGGGCACAGTTCGTCTTCAGGTGAACACTCACAGTTGGAGTGGAGAGTCAAACACGTCCTTTGACATTTCGATTAGATGGACAGTATATACATGGTGCTATATATCTTTTTATAACTACATTGTTCCGCCAATGTTtgaattttttaaaaacagttgtaTCAGTCCTCACTGATAAAATGGCCGCAgctgtattgatttatttccaATCAAGTCTGTATTGGCACATTTGTTATGTACCtgtaagtaaaagtacaaaaaacaaagccaaagatatgtttttaaactgtttgtCCACCAGAAAAataagattgttttcttttttattggaCTGCATGGAAACAGGTTTAAGGCAgtcttaaaatgtctttatgtTAGTGGTTTTGGTAACAAAGTCAATGTCATCGGACTGTTGTTGCGCTGATGTCACAGTGACAGCTGGTGATCAAACATGTTGTCAGGGACGACTGTTAATGCTGTGATGTGTAGTAAAACAATAATGGAGCTTTCAATGATACAGTTGgagcacttttttttgcttttccatcagtggtagcacctggtacctggtgcttttgttggtacctgctctggtgagctTCCAAACGAGCTGAGCCGACATCGTCAGACTGTGGGacagtgtcgtcactggaagagtcatgagcacaggagtcaaactgtagatcagttaaaaagatttaaacATCCTGAAGACGTGTGTTAATCTGCAGCATTTATCGGAGGAgtctctggtgtatttagtgactgctgaaagccggcgatcgtgagcccaatcacaacccgttcagctgtatttcagttcagtgacagtcggacggagtctgtgctccggtcatgcaggaatcGTTTTAaagaactgattctaatgattcagtgacgCTCAAAACATCTGCTTAGCTCTTGTCACTAGAAAAGAGTCGCGGGCGTGCCGTGCTGTGGCGACCCCGCCGACAGTGGAgtagtgctggaactgtgtcgtgGAGAAGCGCCACGCGATGTCAGTGTGGGAACTGACCTGCCACGTGCTTCGGGCCAGTTAACACTACAcctatttttgtcattttcggTACAGAGACGGTTTTGAGTAATGAAATCCATGATTACCAACATACTGTGAACGTCGTGTACGGGACagaacagcagtgtgtgtgtgtgtgtgtgtgcgcgctgtgCCGTCGGCAGCCGTGAGGTGGGAGGTCCTCATCCTCGTCCTCGTCGTGGAGGTGTTTCCTGGTGAGACTGTTGCTCCGTCACTCAGCTGTGGTTCACGGGGTTAATGAAagcttgtaaaaacaaaacaaaatcatcttCATTCCACGCACGCTCTTCTTTTCTTATCATGACTCACCATGACACTACAGCGCGTGTTTTCTTTAGCTTGGACCGGCCGGGCGACACTCGAGTCAGGATGAGTCGGCACATTTGGATGAGGTGGTCGTTCCTCCTGCTCACAGACTGTCCTCTGTCCTACACACCTTGATATTTACAAATGTACAACAGGATAGAGCTTTTGAATTCAGCATGACTTGTGTAATCCCATCGAATGTAGCCCGGCTGTACTCATTTCCAAGCGTATCGTATTAAAGCTAATGTAGCTTCCTCTGTTAGCAGACCCGGGGGTTAGCGAGTTGAAATCTCTCGTCTGTGAGTTGTTAGCTGTGGGCGGCGGCCTTGTTTCGTGCCagagcacatttacattttcctcaCGCCCCCAACCcttgacacagcagcagtaCTGAACTCCATTTTCTTTGTAATCATTTCAACGATACGATCCTTTGTAAAGGATTCATTCAGTTCAACACGTGACCGTACATTGTGTATATGCATTTTCACAACGCCAGAAAAGCTGTTTTTCAAGTCATTTATGTTCCTTTTTTAACTCTAAGGTagtggagcttttttttttagcattgttGCGTAAGGAAAACTCTTTTTTGTCGTCACTATATACACCAGTATTACGCCGTATACTCTGACTACCCTATTTTAACACTGACGAGGAGGGATTGACTGAGCTGTTACCCAGGTCTGCAGGTTAGCTTTTTCTGTCTTGTCTCTCCAGACTTTTCTCAGTGTGTAGCTGATTAGCTCGTGTTGTCTTGTTGCTTGTATATTGTTTCTTCTTTTGGAATGTTGCTGTCATGGCTGATCttccttttgtctgttttggacaataaagtttattttctgtttgttttcataacGACTTGTAATGTCATGTTTCAAAATCCTTTTTATTGGCCcaaaaagaaaagcaagaaCTCCATGTTTGGTGGTAGAAACAAAGTGAacatgaacaaatgttttttactTTATGAAAACcatcttttaatattttattacaaaaacatgagGTCCAAAGTCCTTGAATACCAGCAAGCAACAATGGTCATTTACACAAAATTAATTAACACTGAACAACAAATAAGCTGAGTCATGCACacaggtttttttgtctttataaaTTTGGCATAATAAACAGCTTTATTCCACTTGCACAAAGTAGCcgtttgatttttaaaatgaggTATTCAGGTCAAACACCTGCCAGAACAGTGCTTCACATAGAAAATGAGTTATAATGTTCCATTTGTATTTGGGAGAAAGTGACTACTCACTTGTTTTGGCTGTGCTTGTTACTGAGAAATTCAAAATATACGTTCTGTTAGTGTAATGACTCCAACACTGTCTATGAATATTATCAGCATCAAGGGGTCAAAAGTCAAATTGCTGCCAATTCTTGATAAGGACGATTTCTATTGAGTTCTATGTACTGGAGTGACGGAGTGCAGGAGTGACGTGCAGACTTAAAACTATTCACTATAATTTATACAGGGTTTCCACGTCTGAAGATTCCTGGGAGATGTTTGAAATTTTAAAAACTTTTCCAGGCCTGGAAATTGTTTGGATTTGAATATTTTGGAAACgtttttaactttaacaaatATATCAGATGTAAGACTCCGAGCGACATGATGCATATAGTATGCATTATGTTCACTAGTGAGTTCGGGTGAGTCGAGCTCCAACAAAAGATGACTTAGATTTTCCATTCTGAATCTCATGTTCCATTTTTGCTACAAAGCCTGTGACAGAGCTAGGGTGTTGAAGTAAGAGCTTCTACTACAGTTGAGTGATGGAAGGTGGGTCAGATACTGTAGGAAAACCTTGGAAATGAATTGGTGAAAATATGTGGccctgtaaatgtaaataattattttccCTTAATCTCAATAGAAAACGTCTTTGAGAATTATGCTATGTAATAATGCCATGAGTGACATGACCCTCATGATTATTGCAGCAGCCTTTTCTCTTAATGTTCCATGtaaagtgctctataaataagtTTATTAAAATTAATATCTCATCGGTCGATGGCAAATCGCTGCCGTGTGGGATTGTGATGCGACTTTATCTGCTTTCCTTTTGTGAAGGATGGTCCTACATGTCCTATGCAAGCTCTCTTCTCTTGTCTTTTATTAAATATCAACAGCACTGATTGTGGCTGCCACTGACATACTCCTGATGTCACGTCACTCAATTAACATCCATTCAGATTCTCGCCTGGCCTTAATTTTGGAGAAACAGAGCAGCTACCCGTCTGCCCAAAGCTTCTATCTAATTTATAGCACACTAATGTCACCACTAACACCATGTcatataagtataaatataaatcttatactttactaatccccttagggaaatgatttctctgcatttgacccatcctagaattaggagcactgggctgccacactgagtagcccCGGGGAAAACTCACGTGTGCATATTTTCTCAAATTATAAACCTCCCAAAAGTGGTCATTGCAGTTTTGCatagaggtcagaggtcaaagggcGAATAGGATTAGCACAGCTCCACAGACACAcgtgtaaaaatacaaaaccatATGTacaaaacaatcacaattaAAACCCTCATGCTTTCATTTCATGGCCAAAAGAAAACTCTAAACTATGCATGAAAAACTAGTCATTCTTCAATCAgtgttgaacaaaaaaaaagtttagtttGTCATTCCCAAATCCACAAAGTCTTAAATATTCACAATAGTAGTTTATTCTCTACTCCTTCAGTTTCTGATGCCAGTAAAATGCcatatgtgtgaatgggtgacaACACAGATGAAGAACTTCATCACTACCAGTGTTCACCCCTGAATCACATGATCCATTATTATCCACCATGCCTCTCAACATTGGTGCTTTCTTATTTAATTCTTAACAACAAAGTTGTATTCTACTAGTATGTGCCACCACTCGAATGACTTGTTCTTCTGAGTCCGTTTAGTGACGCCTGCAACTTTGGTGTCTCAATCTTTGGATCGGCCTGCTGTCGGCCTGCTGTCGGCCTGCTACTAGCCTTATTCAAAAACATCTCCAGTCTCTTGTTTCCATCGAGTGGAGCGCTTCAGTTTGGCACAGTACGGCACATATGTTTTTGGGGTTTCCAttgggaatagtaccaaaataaccagccccaaccgttccattatttggcacccttcccttggggtccCAGAGTCTTCTGTTTTGTCGCGTTCAATGTCATCATTTGTCGTGACCTCGCGTTGCCTCGTCtgccaagtaaaggtactgttctcagtccgAACtgaagcctgacccagggctttaccgaACCGTACTGTTCCAAACTGAACCATACCATGATAGAAACACAGCTGATGTAAGGAAAGCAGGTTTTTGCATAAGTACAGAACTTAAATGCTGGTCCCAGGTCAtcgttttctttcatttgcacTAGCAGCGcagctttatctcagtgttACTGAACCTATGACGAGTCGGCTTCAAGTCCATTTCCAGTGTATGGTTTAGAGTGGACAGAAACAAATCCTGGAGCAAAGGTTGTCTTTTATCATCAGGACAATCGAGCTGTCCTTCAAAGAACCTTTTCTTGTGTCTTGATTTCCTCCCAAACCATCAACCAATTATTCTTCAAACCAACAGCCAGAGATTTAGCTGATGAAGGGGTTTCAAGATTTAACAATCCCCATAATCCACTGCATCATTACCTAAAGGGTAACGCTTCATATAACCTCTTATTTTCTCCTCCGAGGATATTCCTGGTTGGTCCACATCCTCACTTCTTCTTGTTGTTCCTCTGTTTCTTGcttgttttttctcctctcagtGGCATCCATGTTTCTTGTTGGTGTGAGGCCACCATGACACTACCATCATGCTCAAAATTAAGAAAGTACTCTGTAGAATCCAGCGGCCGTCCTTCCTCATCCCTGAGCCTGGAAAAGACATCCTGGTACAAGTTGCCCAGCCTGCGTTTCATTTCCTGCAGATTCCTCAGGGCTTCTTGTTTCTCTCGGAGAAGCCGCAAACGGCGGCGCCTCAAACCAGACACATTATCTTCCAATCCCATAAGCACATCCAGTTTCCTCTTCCTGCAGTTCTGGGCTGCTATCTTGTTCTTACCACGGCGTCGAATGTCCCTGACGAGGGCAAGCTGCTGCTCATTAAGATGACAATTCGTCAGCAAGTCATTGAACTCTTCCACTGGCAGATTTACAATGAGATCATTGGAGAAAGGGACTTTCAAGGCTCGTGCACGTCGTTCGTCTCTGCTCCGTATTCTGGCCTCAGACATGtgtctggaggaggaggaggaggaggagtggacaGGCCTGCGCTTGTGATGCTGTGGGGAGGATTTGGTGTGTTTgcttggtatgttgtccaaaggtGGAGAGGAGATGGTGGACCGGGGCTGGTTGTACGTGTGATCATGTTCAATATGCTCCATCCAATGCATGTCATTTAAGAGCTTGTGATTGTCATAGTTGACAGGGAAGAGTTTCTTAAAATCTTCAGGATAAACTCCTCCTACTGCCCccatctcctcctcatcctctggcTCCTGCTTAATGTTTATGTCCAGTTCCATATTCAAATCAGACAACCCTTCCTCAGCATCTTCATCCTTGACTTCACTGTAGGGGCTTTCTACACCTGACACATAAGATGAGGCAGAagttgatgaagaggaggaggaggaggaggaacaatAGGAGGCTTCAGAAGCACATGGAGAAGTTGGACTATAGCTGAAGTTAAGTGAAAGTCCAGAGTCAGAGTCTGCCTCATTATCAGCATCTAAGACAAGAGAACAAGCAAAGGTCAGGGTTTACGCTACAGTCTTACAGTAAGGACTTGGTGTTAGCATTACTTGTGTTTTTGAACAAAAGGTGCAAACGTCTGCAGAGCAAATTCAAATCTCTGGCAGCCTCGTGTGGGTTCACCCAGGTTAGCAAAGTTGTACATTTAGTCAAATGCAGTTACTATAGTAAACTGACTGTTGCCTTCTCATGTATTACCTTGTGGTTGTCTTTCTGTTTGACTCTGGTCTTCTGTGACTGCCTCACGAGTAGGGACTGAGTGGTCTTCATCTCTGCCACCTACTTCACAGCCAAAGTAGCCCTCCTCTTCCAGTCTGGCTGCCATCTCTGGACTGAAACCTTCCTCCAGAGCAAGGTCCATCAATCTCATCTCATCCAGGATGGCAGCATCCTCCAGGAGGTCACCGAGTTGGTCAGGGAGATAATCTTCATCTCCAACATCCTCCTCATCAACCAGAAAAACACTGGGTGGAGCCATCAGAAGGTTCTGGTTCATATCACTCCCCTCTAGCGATGAGACAGGACTGGAAGGTGTTAGGCTGCGTAACTGAAAGTTGACATCCAAGCTGGCCAGACCTCCTTCAGGGAAGAGACCACCTTCCACGTTATCCACATCTTGTGTTAGCAGGTTGGCGTTGAGGGAACCTGAGTTACCCGAGCAGAACTCTTTTGAAGGCTCCTCTCCCAACACGTCCAAGTGATCTGGAGGACGGTGCACGGTATTCAAAACATCCATAGAGCTTAAAGTTGAATTGTAGTCATCTAATTCTGCACTGGGAGTGAGAGGAAGCAGAGGCGGCTCTCGCTCCGGCTGGCGTGGAGACCACAGGAAATCTAGAGTGAAGACATGAtggtaaaaatataaatgtaggCTTTGGTATAAGCATTCATGGAACACTGAGAACATGATTGGACCTTATGTGAAAGTTTAGCAGGGTTTATGTCATTAGAACTaatttttcatttcaatatatatgttatttacTATGGTTTAACTTGTTTCTCTCTTGAGCTTTTAACCATATCCTGTAGCTGCTCATTGGAGTTTCTCAACTGTCATCAAGATATTTCAATGTTACCGCATTGCTTGTGTATATAATTTCACGACATCATGGCAACAAATCTATCTCCAAGAGGCTGTGAGATTTGGTTTCATTCATATGTCAGTCTGACCTTCTGTCTCCCAGGCAGGGCCCGATCATTAATGTCCGAAAACTTCAGATTTTGATTTCAATTACCCTGCTGCATTGACGACTCCATGAATTGGACCTCTTGTCCAGCACCTGTCAGGCCATTTACAAGGTTGTTACAGTCTTGGTTCAGAGCTTCAGACTCGACGCCCTGAGTACCAGAAGGATTTGAATCCATGGTTTGgtcaaatgatgatgtcatgtcaACATCTGTgttctggagaaaaaaagatgcaaaaacAGTCACCatctcatcattttttttaattttgcttgATGAAAGTTCATCTCGTCACATTCTCCTACTTACCCCCGGCTCCATGATAGCAAACAGGTCCTGCCAGCGCAGCTCCATGTCCAGAGAGGGGTTCTCAGTGGTGAGAACGGGGGAGAGCAGGGGTTCCCTCTCTTGGGGTCGTCTTTCTCCCCTTCTACTTTCACCATCACCCAACTGAGACACAGACAAGACACTCAAATAAGTCCAATTCAAAGCTAAaaggacagagtgagagaggagatgaggCTTTGGTGATACCTGTTGTTCCTCAGTGAAGGGGAAGGTTTCTTCCAACAGCCTCAAACACTCCTGAAGAGACACAGAAGTCTGGGGAAAAGATCCACAACGacacaaaaggaaacaaagacatttcttttGTTAATGGATGACTTCCTCTGTAACATATTTGTGTTTCTATATGGAGGCGGCACACCTGAACATGAAATCACAACAACTACTAAATGTACTTTCAAACTTTCGTATTGATAATAATGAATCATAATGGTTTTGGAGATCCCCTAATGTTTTCTCTGGTGCCAGGATaaagtttcagtttttatttgctGCATCACATGACTGAAACTGGATGCTATTATCTCTGTCCCAGGAAGATTACTAACACCCAAGAACGACTTCCTTTCTTGTATCCAAAAGCCAAACAGAGTTATTTTGTCTTTCCGTACAGCATTTTAattttagtgtttaaaaaaggCGTCtcactaattaattaatttatgttTCATTACTTAACGTTTGATGACGACAAATCATTTTACTATCACAAATAAGTGCAGTTATGACCATTAATGCAGAGTCTTGACACAGTCGGTGTCATTCAATCCAATGTCTGTTTACCAAGAATCAGTTTTAGCCGTTTGCTCCGTAGAGGAAGTTTATGAGAGATAATTAGCATTCTTCATTTGACAAAATCACAGCatctctctctttgtcactcTTGGCGTTAACGTTTCCTCTCTCTCGTCTTTCATTGGATCTTGTCACAAATCAGACACTTGTCACTTCTGACCTTTGACCGGCAGAGTGACGTGAGAGAGGATTTGGATTCTTGGAAGCAGATCTGCCTTAAAAACAACAGCCTGTGTTGTGCAACATGTGTGAGCCATATTTGATATGTTTAAAAATATGTGATATGATCGACTGAAATAATCCAGagctctgtgacacacacacactcacacacacacagcgataCTGTATTGTGGTGTAAGAGGCACGCTGGGGTGCAGCTGCTAAAGTGTGTCAACCATTCTTTTCTATTCTGCTGAGCTGGCGACGCTCTAGCGTTTACAGAAGAAGCTTCTGAGCTCTGATTTCAAACATGACAGACGCTGATCTGCtcgactaacacacacacacacacacacgtacacaacacacatgtacacacacacacacactgtacagccTGGACAAAACGACCAAATACCTTTGAGGAACATCTTGTACTGACGCTGCTCTGGGTCTCCAAACAACCAGAGCAGAATGTGTATTTACATGTACggtatatattttaaacaacatgCATATAATgaagtttttattcatttaccaaaaaaaatatattaggTTTTACGGacatgtgtgtaaatgagttGCTATATTACGCGATGAAACACTGagatacactatatatatatatatattctcagTCACTTCATAATCCTTACCTCTGGATGTCACTTGGTTCAATACATAACAATATAATGTTCATGCACCTCAGATGGGTGAAATACTGAGAAAAACTCTAAAAAGTTTCTGTAACTTCTGATCATTTTGAATACGGac of Solea solea chromosome 16, fSolSol10.1, whole genome shotgun sequence contains these proteins:
- the nfe2l1a gene encoding endoplasmic reticulum membrane sensor NFE2L1a isoform X2; translation: MLYLKKYFTEGLIQVAILLSLCGVMVDVGLEPYLPPAWHDMILGPTSALTQTHFHNLRNSLEDGQGLHTKNVDVDGFFTTRRLLGWVRSLDRLQIPRSELETWLVQREPDPLPMGCQDQPSLLERVPTGMERDRSDVTVEPTSGHGEEEEGEEVEEGDKEEENHHVLTHSGDVDEREEEEGDEEENMSRMHRHCRRRTTGTSHAHFTESTQNELEQLGDGESRRGERRPQEREPLLSPVLTTENPSLDMELRWQDLFAIMEPGNTDVDMTSSFDQTMDSNPSGTQGVESEALNQDCNNLVNGLTGAGQEVQFMESSMQQDFLWSPRQPEREPPLLPLTPSAELDDYNSTLSSMDVLNTVHRPPDHLDVLGEEPSKEFCSGNSGSLNANLLTQDVDNVEGGLFPEGGLASLDVNFQLRSLTPSSPVSSLEGSDMNQNLLMAPPSVFLVDEEDVGDEDYLPDQLGDLLEDAAILDEMRLMDLALEEGFSPEMAARLEEEGYFGCEVGGRDEDHSVPTREAVTEDQSQTERQPQDADNEADSDSGLSLNFSYSPTSPCASEASYCSSSSSSSSSTSASSYVSGVESPYSEVKDEDAEEGLSDLNMELDINIKQEPEDEEEMGAVGGVYPEDFKKLFPVNYDNHKLLNDMHWMEHIEHDHTYNQPRSTISSPPLDNIPSKHTKSSPQHHKRRPVHSSSSSSSRHMSEARIRSRDERRARALKVPFSNDLIVNLPVEEFNDLLTNCHLNEQQLALVRDIRRRGKNKIAAQNCRKRKLDVLMGLEDNVSGLRRRRLRLLREKQEALRNLQEMKRRLGNLYQDVFSRLRDEEGRPLDSTEYFLNFEHDGSVMVASHQQETWMPLRGEKTSKKQRNNKKK
- the nfe2l1a gene encoding endoplasmic reticulum membrane sensor NFE2L1a isoform X1, with the translated sequence MLYLKKYFTEGLIQVAILLSLCGVMVDVGLEPYLPPAWHDMILGPTSALTQTHFHNLRNSLEDGQGLHTKNVDVDGFFTTRRLLGWVRSLDRLQIPRSELETWLVQREPDPLPMGCQDQPSLLERVPTGMERDRSDVTVEPTSGHGEEEEGEEVEEGDKEEENHHVLTHSGDVDEREEEEGDEEENMSRMHRHCRRRTTGTSHAHFTESTQNELEQTSVSLQECLRLLEETFPFTEEQQLGDGESRRGERRPQEREPLLSPVLTTENPSLDMELRWQDLFAIMEPGNTDVDMTSSFDQTMDSNPSGTQGVESEALNQDCNNLVNGLTGAGQEVQFMESSMQQDFLWSPRQPEREPPLLPLTPSAELDDYNSTLSSMDVLNTVHRPPDHLDVLGEEPSKEFCSGNSGSLNANLLTQDVDNVEGGLFPEGGLASLDVNFQLRSLTPSSPVSSLEGSDMNQNLLMAPPSVFLVDEEDVGDEDYLPDQLGDLLEDAAILDEMRLMDLALEEGFSPEMAARLEEEGYFGCEVGGRDEDHSVPTREAVTEDQSQTERQPQDADNEADSDSGLSLNFSYSPTSPCASEASYCSSSSSSSSSTSASSYVSGVESPYSEVKDEDAEEGLSDLNMELDINIKQEPEDEEEMGAVGGVYPEDFKKLFPVNYDNHKLLNDMHWMEHIEHDHTYNQPRSTISSPPLDNIPSKHTKSSPQHHKRRPVHSSSSSSSRHMSEARIRSRDERRARALKVPFSNDLIVNLPVEEFNDLLTNCHLNEQQLALVRDIRRRGKNKIAAQNCRKRKLDVLMGLEDNVSGLRRRRLRLLREKQEALRNLQEMKRRLGNLYQDVFSRLRDEEGRPLDSTEYFLNFEHDGSVMVASHQQETWMPLRGEKTSKKQRNNKKK